A region of Planktomarina temperata RCA23 DNA encodes the following proteins:
- a CDS encoding DUF6626 family protein, giving the protein MSRHILETARRELISAGLVQHSTEFCRAWLGKSECYLRTLRIQNIDPSADALSTFASKLRYYAERLEQTGESNHLALARLLRKHQKLSEGALDQKARHKWMQPERMGL; this is encoded by the coding sequence ATGTCACGACATATTTTAGAAACAGCGCGCCGCGAACTTATCTCTGCAGGACTTGTGCAGCATTCCACGGAGTTTTGCCGCGCTTGGCTTGGGAAAAGTGAATGTTACCTGCGAACTTTGCGCATTCAAAACATTGACCCAAGCGCAGACGCACTTTCAACCTTTGCGAGTAAATTACGCTATTATGCAGAACGTCTTGAGCAGACTGGAGAAAGCAACCATCTAGCCCTGGCACGCTTGCTAAGAAAACATCAAAAACTAAGCGAGGGCGCCCTAGACCAAAAAGCGCGTCATAAGTGGATGCAGCCCGAGAGGATGGGTCTATGA
- a CDS encoding YnfA family protein, translating to MPALAAYPLAALAEIAGCFAICTWWRLGATPFWILPGGCALLAFGWLLAQVDTTVAGRAFAAYGGVYIAASVTWMWLVEGQRPDRWDAMGAAVCLFGAAVILLGSRSA from the coding sequence ATGCCAGCACTGGCCGCTTACCCACTCGCCGCATTGGCCGAAATTGCCGGTTGCTTCGCAATCTGTACCTGGTGGCGGCTCGGGGCAACCCCATTTTGGATACTCCCGGGAGGATGCGCCTTGTTAGCGTTTGGTTGGTTGCTGGCGCAGGTCGATACCACCGTCGCGGGGCGAGCATTTGCGGCTTATGGCGGGGTGTATATCGCAGCATCAGTTACGTGGATGTGGCTGGTTGAGGGCCAGCGGCCTGACCGGTGGGATGCAATGGGAGCGGCTGTCTGCCTCTTTGGCGCTGCCGTCATTCTCCTAGGTTCACGCAGCGCTTAA
- a CDS encoding DUF411 domain-containing protein, with product MKLFTLATLFSMSFAAQAIAQATQIEVIKTNGCGCCLAWMKHLEENGFEPTGEDMFAGLFVRFKLDNGVPQRMVSCHTGLIDGYVIEGHVPAGDIRRLLSERPDAVGLAVPDMPLGSPGMDQSRWREAYDVFLINNDGSTEVFSSYSGD from the coding sequence ATGAAGCTTTTTACGCTCGCAACCCTTTTTTCAATGAGCTTCGCCGCTCAGGCCATCGCCCAAGCGACCCAAATTGAAGTTATTAAGACGAATGGCTGCGGGTGCTGCCTAGCGTGGATGAAACACCTCGAAGAAAACGGCTTTGAACCCACAGGTGAGGATATGTTTGCAGGCCTTTTTGTACGCTTCAAACTCGATAATGGCGTTCCGCAACGTATGGTGTCCTGTCACACGGGGCTCATCGACGGATATGTGATCGAAGGCCATGTCCCAGCGGGTGATATACGCAGGTTACTCAGCGAAAGACCAGACGCAGTAGGCCTCGCGGTGCCGGACATGCCGCTTGGCTCGCCTGGTATGGATCAGAGCCGCTGGCGTGAGGCCTACGACGTGTTTCTCATCAACAACGACGGGTCGACAGAAGTCTTCTCAAGCTATTCTGGCGACTGA
- a CDS encoding heavy metal translocating P-type ATPase, protein MPHVAAHHDHDHAAASSSETGTSCCGGDAIAPTQVSASDGRSFHVSGLDCAEEVSILNKVVGPEVGGAEFLAFDVINARMTVLEGGTSVSSDNIIKAVASTGMTAKPWDVEDASADQAAHLKKQKLFTMLSGGFWAAGFIYHLVETGIGGAIGIFSGHGEAAMPIAEIALFAGAILLGVWLVAPKAWSSARRISPDMNLLMVVAVAGAIALGEFFEAATVAFFFSLSLYLESWSVGRARNAVSALLDLAPPTARIIYDDGSEADMPAAAVAIGTKFIVRGGDRIPLDGEVVDGAGAVDQAPITGESALVPKEAGDDVYAGTINGEGTLTVRASKAASDTVLSKIIRMVGDAHSRRAEVEQWVTKFARIYTPVVMVLAILIAVIPPLVAGGDWGFWFYNALVLLVIACPCALVISTPVSIVAALAASARNGVLIKGGAYVEAPGRTTALAMDKTGTITMSEPEVAAIYPLGDTSEAELMARAVALEARSSHPLARAILGRAERDGIKIVAAEDTRTVPGRGLEGQMDGQSIWLGSDRFAEEKGLGGDIPADLRNQIEGAGSTLVAIGDAKGVSGVLELRDRIRPDAKGIIARLHAQGVKKIIMLTGDNAATASAVAAEVGIDEVRAELLPEDKVTAIEELVAQYSTVAMIGDGVNDAPAMARAHYGIAMGAVGSDAAIETADIALMTDDIGKVPWLIGHSRRTMSIIKQNIGLSLATKAVFVVATAFGMASMWGAIAADVGVSLLVVANALRLLRARDNDQGPRGGEQVGEELAKGALAHGH, encoded by the coding sequence ATGCCACACGTTGCTGCTCATCATGATCACGATCATGCCGCTGCTTCTTCTTCAGAAACAGGTACAAGTTGCTGCGGCGGTGATGCTATCGCGCCAACGCAAGTCAGCGCCTCCGACGGGCGAAGTTTTCACGTCAGCGGTTTGGACTGCGCGGAAGAGGTCTCGATCCTCAACAAAGTCGTCGGTCCAGAGGTCGGAGGGGCGGAATTTCTGGCCTTTGACGTCATTAACGCCAGAATGACCGTTCTTGAAGGTGGCACGTCAGTGTCCTCGGACAACATCATCAAGGCGGTCGCATCAACAGGCATGACGGCCAAACCGTGGGATGTCGAGGACGCCAGCGCTGATCAGGCTGCACATCTGAAGAAACAAAAGCTGTTCACGATGCTGAGCGGAGGCTTTTGGGCGGCGGGGTTCATTTACCACCTTGTTGAAACTGGCATCGGCGGGGCCATCGGCATTTTTTCCGGCCATGGTGAAGCCGCGATGCCAATTGCGGAAATCGCCTTGTTCGCTGGCGCTATTCTATTAGGTGTGTGGCTGGTCGCACCTAAAGCATGGTCGTCTGCGCGTCGGATCTCTCCTGATATGAACCTGTTGATGGTGGTTGCCGTTGCCGGTGCAATCGCACTTGGAGAGTTCTTTGAGGCCGCGACTGTTGCGTTTTTCTTCTCACTTTCACTGTATCTTGAAAGCTGGAGCGTCGGGCGCGCACGCAATGCTGTCTCGGCACTTCTCGACCTCGCGCCTCCTACGGCGCGGATTATTTACGATGATGGGTCTGAGGCTGATATGCCTGCAGCGGCCGTTGCTATTGGAACCAAGTTCATCGTGCGCGGTGGTGACCGCATTCCTCTCGACGGAGAAGTTGTCGACGGGGCGGGAGCCGTCGACCAGGCCCCCATTACAGGTGAAAGCGCCTTGGTGCCAAAGGAGGCAGGCGACGATGTCTACGCGGGCACCATAAATGGTGAGGGCACGTTGACTGTACGGGCATCGAAGGCCGCGTCTGACACGGTTCTGTCCAAGATCATTCGCATGGTTGGCGATGCGCATTCGCGTCGCGCGGAGGTCGAACAATGGGTGACAAAGTTCGCCCGCATTTACACGCCAGTTGTGATGGTGCTTGCCATTCTCATTGCTGTAATCCCCCCACTTGTCGCGGGCGGCGATTGGGGCTTTTGGTTCTACAACGCACTGGTTCTTTTGGTCATCGCCTGCCCTTGTGCTTTGGTGATCTCGACTCCAGTTTCTATTGTCGCGGCCCTCGCCGCCTCGGCGCGCAACGGTGTGCTGATCAAGGGCGGAGCCTATGTCGAAGCCCCGGGTCGCACGACAGCACTAGCCATGGACAAGACCGGTACGATCACCATGAGTGAGCCCGAGGTTGCGGCCATTTATCCGCTTGGTGACACAAGCGAAGCCGAACTTATGGCACGGGCCGTTGCCCTCGAAGCGCGCTCGTCACATCCTCTGGCACGGGCGATCCTTGGCCGTGCAGAGCGAGACGGAATAAAAATTGTCGCCGCCGAGGATACCCGAACCGTTCCAGGACGCGGCCTTGAGGGTCAAATGGATGGTCAGTCCATATGGCTCGGCTCCGATCGGTTTGCCGAGGAAAAGGGCCTTGGCGGGGATATCCCGGCTGATCTACGCAATCAGATCGAAGGCGCTGGAAGCACGCTTGTGGCGATCGGTGACGCGAAAGGCGTCAGCGGCGTTCTCGAACTGCGTGACCGGATCCGGCCAGATGCCAAGGGCATTATCGCGCGCTTGCACGCTCAAGGCGTTAAAAAGATCATCATGCTAACGGGTGACAACGCGGCCACCGCAAGTGCAGTGGCTGCCGAGGTCGGCATCGACGAGGTGCGTGCAGAACTCTTGCCCGAGGACAAGGTCACAGCGATCGAGGAGCTGGTCGCACAATATAGCACCGTCGCAATGATCGGGGACGGAGTGAATGACGCACCGGCAATGGCGCGTGCGCATTACGGCATCGCAATGGGCGCAGTTGGGTCGGACGCTGCGATTGAAACGGCGGACATCGCGCTCATGACCGATGATATCGGCAAAGTTCCATGGCTGATCGGGCATTCGCGCCGGACCATGTCGATCATCAAACAGAACATCGGCCTGTCTTTAGCAACCAAGGCAGTCTTCGTAGTCGCGACCGCCTTTGGCATGGCGTCCATGTGGGGCGCGATCGCGGCAGACGTCGGGGTTTCGCTCCTCGTTGTCGCGAATGCCTTGCGGTTGTTACGAGCGCGCGACAACGATCAAGGACCGCGCGGCGGAGAGCAAGTTGGCGAAGAATTGGCAAAGGGCGCGCTGGCTCACGGCCATTGA
- a CDS encoding plasmid partitioning protein RepB C-terminal domain-containing protein has translation MRLNYENLPQLVTIEHLMPSKKVPDGVMTTRKFKQILSSIKEIGLIEPLSIIPTDDQNETFLLLDGNLRVLALKELGEDQAPCLIAKDFETYTYNHRINRLSTVQEHYMLRRAIDKGVSKERLARAFNVNLSAINTRVNLLHGVCPQAVELLQDQQFNPEVTRFLRKMKAARQVEAVELMIAADKITGPHAEALLKATPPEQRTDTAPSKPDIPQGDPLEKIVKLEKEMSQVQTKYKDAEANYGSDLLNLVVARGYLSKLISTPTVKDYLTQNHPDILDTFELVVNTVSMDDAVSAEERDPNTGSDDADADKDDPSDEPSDDE, from the coding sequence ATTCGTTTAAACTACGAAAACCTGCCTCAATTAGTCACCATCGAACATTTGATGCCAAGCAAGAAAGTACCTGACGGTGTGATGACCACGCGCAAATTCAAACAGATCCTCTCTTCCATCAAAGAAATTGGATTGATTGAGCCGCTTTCTATAATCCCAACAGATGACCAAAACGAAACCTTCCTCCTACTCGATGGGAACCTACGCGTGCTCGCACTCAAGGAATTGGGCGAAGATCAGGCCCCTTGTCTTATCGCCAAAGATTTTGAGACCTACACCTACAATCATCGCATAAATAGACTGTCTACGGTGCAGGAGCACTATATGTTGCGTCGCGCAATCGACAAAGGTGTCAGCAAAGAGCGCTTAGCACGCGCGTTTAATGTCAATCTCTCAGCCATTAACACTCGTGTGAACTTGTTGCATGGTGTGTGCCCCCAGGCCGTTGAGCTCTTACAAGACCAACAGTTCAACCCAGAGGTCACACGTTTCCTGCGCAAAATGAAAGCTGCCCGCCAAGTGGAGGCCGTCGAGTTGATGATCGCGGCGGATAAAATCACAGGACCCCACGCTGAAGCCCTACTTAAGGCAACACCGCCAGAACAGCGCACAGACACGGCGCCCTCCAAACCAGACATTCCTCAAGGAGATCCGTTAGAAAAGATCGTTAAACTGGAAAAAGAAATGAGCCAGGTGCAAACCAAGTACAAAGATGCAGAGGCCAATTACGGCTCAGACCTCCTTAATTTAGTCGTCGCGCGCGGGTATTTAAGCAAACTGATCTCCACACCAACCGTGAAAGATTACCTAACACAGAACCATCCTGATATTCTCGATACCTTTGAGCTTGTGGTGAATACTGTGAGCATGGACGATGCCGTCAGCGCAGAAGAACGGGATCCAAATACAGGCTCAGACGATGCAGATGCTGACAAAGATGACCCATCAGATGAGCCTTCGGACGATGAATAA
- a CDS encoding ZIP family metal transporter translates to MDTLSPIMLGFLGSLAAGSMTAIGAIPVLFGRVPSRATRDLSLGFAAGVMLAASFFSLIIPALDAAELRYVNEAAPAAIVCIAILLGMGAVALMNEKLPHEHFSTGREGPEAASLRRVWLFIIAITIHNFPEGLAVGVGFGADGVSGGMPLAIGIGLQNAPEGLAVAVSLLGEGYSKVRAWGIAALTGMVEPIGGLLGAGIITISEPLLPWGLAFAAGAMLYVISHEIIPETHRSGHQNKATLGLAIGLVIMLFLDVWLG, encoded by the coding sequence TTGGACACTCTCTCCCCCATCATGCTCGGATTTCTGGGTAGTCTTGCCGCAGGTTCAATGACCGCCATTGGCGCAATACCCGTGCTTTTTGGTCGCGTACCGTCTCGCGCTACCCGAGACCTCTCACTTGGTTTCGCAGCAGGCGTGATGCTGGCGGCATCGTTCTTTTCCTTGATTATACCGGCACTTGATGCTGCTGAACTACGGTATGTGAACGAGGCCGCACCGGCAGCTATTGTGTGTATTGCGATCCTCCTCGGGATGGGTGCCGTGGCACTCATGAACGAGAAACTCCCGCATGAGCATTTCAGCACAGGTCGCGAAGGGCCGGAGGCAGCATCCCTTCGACGGGTGTGGTTGTTCATTATCGCCATCACGATCCACAATTTTCCTGAAGGGCTCGCTGTTGGCGTCGGCTTCGGCGCGGACGGTGTGTCAGGTGGTATGCCGCTTGCGATCGGGATCGGGCTGCAGAACGCGCCCGAAGGTCTGGCCGTCGCGGTGTCACTGCTCGGCGAAGGGTATTCGAAAGTCCGGGCTTGGGGGATCGCCGCATTAACTGGCATGGTTGAACCCATTGGAGGGCTTTTGGGTGCGGGGATCATCACGATCTCCGAACCGCTTCTTCCTTGGGGTTTGGCGTTTGCCGCAGGTGCGATGCTCTACGTTATCAGTCACGAGATCATTCCTGAAACCCACCGAAGCGGTCATCAGAACAAGGCAACACTTGGCCTTGCGATCGGCTTGGTCATCATGCTGTTTTTGGACGTCTGGCTCGGATAA
- a CDS encoding SCO family protein translates to MNRRTLFTYGAAISGALALTLFIGWWRVNGPGAPEPVAQRPLPLTQMDFQMTDQGGATVGPASLLGNPSMVFFGFTYCPDVCPTTLSDISGWLDDLGDDVADMNVVFITVDPERDTVDAMAEYVNYFHPAIQGWNGTLEETARAAAGFRARYEKVATDGDYTMNHTASVFLFDAEGQFSGTIDYHEQREFAVPKIRRVLARTGEQSS, encoded by the coding sequence ATGAACCGAAGAACCCTTTTCACTTATGGTGCCGCAATAAGCGGGGCGCTTGCGCTCACGCTATTTATTGGCTGGTGGCGAGTGAACGGTCCCGGCGCGCCTGAACCTGTAGCTCAGCGACCCTTGCCGCTCACCCAGATGGACTTTCAGATGACCGATCAAGGCGGTGCAACCGTCGGACCCGCGTCGCTTCTGGGCAATCCATCCATGGTGTTTTTTGGCTTCACATACTGCCCCGATGTTTGCCCAACCACATTGTCGGATATTTCTGGCTGGCTTGACGACCTTGGAGATGATGTTGCGGACATGAACGTCGTGTTCATCACGGTCGATCCGGAGCGCGATACCGTGGACGCCATGGCGGAATATGTCAATTATTTTCACCCTGCTATCCAAGGCTGGAACGGGACGCTTGAAGAGACAGCGCGCGCTGCCGCTGGCTTCCGTGCGCGCTATGAAAAGGTCGCCACGGACGGCGACTATACGATGAACCATACGGCAAGCGTCTTTCTCTTTGATGCTGAGGGGCAGTTTTCCGGCACAATAGACTACCATGAACAACGGGAATTCGCGGTGCCAAAAATCCGCCGCGTCCTTGCAAGAACCGGAGAACAATCCTCATGA
- a CDS encoding DsbA family protein, protein MKNKSIVLSVLLVGLAVFAAAVWFQSRSASVVQVELVQPEIAETLIRSYSPIIGPEEAPVTIVEFFDPACEACRAFHPIVKDILAEHDGDVRVVLRYTPFHGEASEQAIRVLEAARMQGVFEPVLEALLEFQPRWASHGAPAPGLILAIAEQAGLNADNAQTQMMAPQTVGVLNQDRADVEAVGVRQTPTFFVNGKPLDPFGADELRALVAAEVSANGS, encoded by the coding sequence ATGAAAAACAAATCGATCGTTCTATCGGTCCTTCTCGTCGGTCTTGCAGTCTTTGCGGCCGCCGTTTGGTTTCAGTCGCGCTCGGCCTCGGTGGTTCAGGTTGAGCTAGTCCAGCCGGAAATCGCGGAAACACTAATCCGGTCCTACTCTCCAATCATTGGTCCGGAAGAAGCCCCTGTGACTATAGTCGAGTTCTTCGATCCGGCTTGCGAAGCCTGCCGCGCCTTCCATCCGATTGTGAAGGACATACTGGCCGAGCATGACGGCGATGTACGCGTCGTGCTGAGATATACCCCCTTCCACGGTGAAGCCTCAGAACAGGCCATTCGTGTGCTCGAAGCGGCACGCATGCAGGGCGTTTTTGAGCCGGTCCTCGAAGCACTCCTTGAGTTCCAGCCCCGGTGGGCCTCCCATGGTGCCCCCGCGCCCGGTTTAATCCTTGCGATCGCTGAACAAGCTGGTCTTAACGCTGACAACGCGCAAACGCAGATGATGGCTCCTCAGACCGTTGGCGTTCTCAATCAAGATCGCGCCGATGTGGAAGCGGTTGGCGTGCGCCAGACACCCACCTTCTTCGTAAATGGAAAACCTCTTGATCCCTTCGGCGCAGATGAGTTGCGCGCCCTCGTGGCTGCGGAAGTCTCGGCGAATGGATCATGA
- a CDS encoding MerR family transcriptional regulator: MLTIGSLGKKTGTKVQTIRYYEQIGLMPEPGRTEGGQRRYGYAEVDRLSFIRHARQLGFPLEAIRELLDLSDNPDRSCHEADSIARRQLKQVELRMDRLKALRTELKRMIHECSGGNTADCKVLEVLRDHSQCLTNHDEIGA, from the coding sequence ATGCTGACAATTGGAAGCTTGGGAAAGAAGACCGGAACAAAAGTCCAAACCATTCGATACTATGAACAGATCGGCCTGATGCCCGAACCGGGTCGCACTGAAGGCGGGCAGCGGCGTTACGGTTACGCCGAAGTCGATCGCTTGTCCTTTATTCGACACGCGCGCCAGTTGGGATTTCCGCTGGAGGCGATCCGCGAGCTACTTGATCTTAGCGACAATCCGGATCGATCTTGCCATGAGGCCGACTCCATCGCTCGTCGACAACTCAAACAGGTCGAATTGCGGATGGATCGCTTGAAAGCGCTGCGCACAGAGCTGAAACGGATGATCCACGAATGCAGCGGAGGCAATACGGCCGACTGTAAGGTTCTCGAAGTTCTACGCGATCATTCTCAGTGCCTGACCAACCACGATGAGATTGGAGCCTAG
- the lspA gene encoding signal peptidase II — MKIFILPGLTTVLIALFVDQVTKFFVMDNASSFATGIQILPIFDLVYVQNDGVSFGMFGGMPWWGLSALALLICAVLGVLLFRSDNRIEAVALGAIIGGALGNVVDRFRFQAVTDFLSFHIAGLYWPAFNLADVFVVCGVGVLLLYPVWDARRQA; from the coding sequence ATGAAGATATTCATCCTTCCCGGCCTGACTACCGTGTTGATCGCTCTTTTCGTGGATCAAGTCACGAAGTTCTTTGTCATGGACAACGCATCCTCGTTTGCCACCGGCATTCAAATCTTACCCATATTCGACCTTGTGTATGTTCAAAATGATGGGGTTAGCTTCGGGATGTTCGGGGGCATGCCTTGGTGGGGACTGTCGGCATTGGCGCTTTTGATATGTGCCGTTCTCGGTGTGCTGCTTTTTCGCAGCGACAATCGTATCGAAGCTGTTGCACTTGGTGCGATCATTGGCGGCGCACTCGGAAACGTTGTAGATCGCTTCCGATTTCAAGCCGTTACTGACTTTCTGAGCTTCCACATCGCGGGCCTGTATTGGCCGGCCTTCAACTTGGCCGATGTTTTTGTCGTATGTGGCGTTGGCGTACTTTTGTTGTATCCGGTGTGGGACGCACGTCGTCAGGCATAA
- a CDS encoding copper chaperone PCu(A)C, with the protein MRKSTFHALAFSILVGLPTASLAGSEDIVIEDAWARASIGTNRPGVAYMTLRNTGTDPVTLVGLETPLAMMPDIHETTTDSNGVSSMGPVGEINISPGESVSLEPGGMHAMLMRLQAKMIEGETFQLTLNFADGGTLTVDVPIFGIAALGPEG; encoded by the coding sequence ATGAGAAAATCTACCTTCCATGCCCTTGCATTCAGTATTCTGGTCGGATTGCCTACAGCTTCCCTTGCGGGTTCGGAAGACATTGTGATCGAAGACGCATGGGCCCGCGCGTCTATCGGTACCAACCGTCCGGGCGTAGCCTACATGACCCTGCGCAACACGGGCACTGACCCGGTGACATTGGTCGGGCTGGAAACCCCATTGGCCATGATGCCGGACATCCACGAAACCACGACTGATTCAAATGGTGTCAGTTCCATGGGCCCTGTCGGTGAAATCAACATTTCTCCGGGCGAGAGTGTCTCGCTGGAGCCAGGCGGCATGCATGCGATGCTGATGCGGTTGCAAGCCAAGATGATCGAAGGCGAGACGTTTCAGCTAACCTTAAACTTTGCCGATGGCGGGACACTGACTGTTGACGTTCCAATTTTTGGCATTGCGGCGCTCGGTCCGGAAGGCTGA
- a CDS encoding L,D-transpeptidase family protein codes for MITKLPRRLFLSGAVATFLAGCANKFSSYTGPDVTRLRLYKSQRLLVLDGAQGVLRSYPVGLGFAPEGHKQFEGDGRTPEGTYTIDRRNPESLFHLSIGISYPNAADRAFAAAQGQSPGGDIFIHGGPRRGIDPTNKQDWTAGCIAVSDRQIEEIYAMVRDGTPIDIYA; via the coding sequence ATGATAACAAAATTACCGAGACGGCTGTTCCTATCTGGTGCGGTCGCGACATTCTTGGCCGGATGCGCCAACAAATTCAGTTCGTACACTGGCCCTGACGTGACACGCCTGCGCCTCTACAAATCTCAACGACTGCTCGTTCTCGATGGAGCGCAGGGCGTGCTGCGCTCTTACCCGGTCGGGCTTGGTTTTGCCCCGGAAGGACACAAGCAATTCGAGGGCGACGGACGCACGCCCGAAGGAACCTATACCATCGACCGCCGAAATCCCGAGAGCCTGTTTCATCTCTCAATTGGCATTTCGTACCCGAATGCGGCCGACCGCGCTTTTGCGGCAGCTCAGGGCCAGTCTCCAGGGGGTGATATCTTTATCCACGGTGGCCCGAGGCGGGGGATCGATCCAACGAATAAGCAGGACTGGACCGCCGGATGTATTGCGGTCAGTGATCGGCAGATTGAAGAGATTTATGCAATGGTGCGCGATGGCACGCCCATCGACATTTATGCCTGA
- a CDS encoding disulfide bond formation protein B, whose amino-acid sequence MSRLMSKETALTAAWIVALGSSLAVLYIGEVLGQAPCNLCWFQRAFMFPLAIVLSLGLWWEDHRVGRYGVALALGGAAIALWHLGLYTGILPERIQPCTATGPSCTDDNQVFLGVPIPLLSLIAFGLIVVLSIFSLKEPRT is encoded by the coding sequence ATGAGCCGATTGATGTCAAAAGAGACGGCTTTGACCGCCGCGTGGATCGTCGCTTTGGGAAGTTCCCTGGCCGTGCTCTATATCGGTGAGGTGCTGGGGCAGGCTCCGTGCAATCTGTGTTGGTTTCAGCGCGCTTTCATGTTTCCGCTAGCCATCGTTCTTAGCCTTGGTCTCTGGTGGGAAGATCATCGGGTCGGCCGCTACGGTGTTGCGCTCGCCCTTGGTGGGGCCGCCATCGCACTTTGGCATCTGGGCCTCTACACTGGAATTCTCCCGGAGCGCATCCAGCCCTGCACAGCGACCGGCCCGTCTTGCACCGATGACAATCAGGTCTTCCTCGGCGTCCCAATCCCGCTCTTGTCGCTGATCGCCTTCGGGTTGATCGTGGTCCTGTCCATTTTCTCCCTGAAGGAACCACGCACATGA
- a CDS encoding IS6 family transposase, whose product MTKHSPFRYFKTSPEIIRLAVMLYVRFPLSLRNVEDLLHERGIEISHETVRFWWNRFGPMLAAEIRRNRVSRMRSYSNWQWHLDEVFVKINGETHYLWRAVDHEGEVLESYVTKRRDRKAALKFLRKAMKRYGGPEVVVKDKLRSYGAAMKVVGNADRQETGRWCNNRAENSHLPFRRRERAMLRFRQMRCLQKFAAVHSSVHNHFNQERHFYSRDNFKLNRTAALAEWRQLLSA is encoded by the coding sequence ATGACAAAACACTCCCCATTCAGGTACTTTAAAACGAGCCCTGAGATCATCCGCTTGGCTGTGATGCTGTACGTTCGTTTTCCGCTCTCACTCCGTAACGTGGAAGATCTTCTGCACGAACGAGGCATTGAGATCAGCCACGAAACAGTTCGGTTTTGGTGGAATAGATTTGGTCCGATGTTGGCTGCTGAGATACGAAGAAACCGGGTCAGTAGGATGCGATCTTATTCGAACTGGCAATGGCACTTGGACGAGGTCTTCGTAAAGATAAATGGAGAGACACATTATCTCTGGCGAGCCGTTGATCACGAAGGTGAGGTACTGGAAAGTTATGTTACCAAGCGCCGAGACCGCAAAGCGGCATTGAAATTTCTCAGAAAAGCAATGAAGCGCTACGGCGGGCCAGAAGTAGTTGTGAAGGACAAACTACGTTCCTACGGCGCTGCAATGAAAGTTGTTGGCAACGCGGATCGGCAGGAAACGGGCCGCTGGTGTAACAATAGGGCGGAGAATTCTCACTTGCCGTTTCGACGACGAGAACGCGCTATGCTCCGCTTTCGACAAATGCGATGTCTGCAGAAGTTCGCTGCAGTCCACTCTTCAGTCCACAACCATTTCAATCAGGAACGCCACTTCTACTCACGAGACAATTTCAAGCTCAATCGAACCGCTGCTCTTGCTGAATGGCGCCAACTATTGAGCGCATAG
- a CDS encoding SCO family protein, protein MRFSTLQKMLWGLVTIAIVGFIWLQVSTRSEPRADDPAFRADFELTDHQGKVQTDEDFAGRWMLVFFGFANCPDVCPTTLAEVAAVMDGLGSNAAQVQPLFISIDPERDTPEQLAGFVPAFDANIIGLTGTADQIKRTSETFRVYYEKIEEAASPNGYTMGHSSQLFLFDPQGGYVGAWTYGTSAEEILSDLKARMSI, encoded by the coding sequence ATGAGATTTTCTACGTTACAAAAAATGCTTTGGGGACTCGTCACAATCGCGATTGTTGGGTTCATTTGGCTGCAGGTTTCTACCAGAAGCGAACCGCGGGCTGATGATCCTGCGTTCCGGGCGGATTTCGAACTGACCGATCACCAAGGCAAGGTGCAGACGGACGAAGACTTCGCAGGGCGCTGGATGCTCGTGTTCTTCGGCTTTGCGAATTGCCCTGATGTCTGCCCCACGACCTTGGCCGAGGTTGCCGCCGTCATGGATGGGCTCGGCTCTAACGCGGCCCAAGTCCAGCCTCTTTTTATTTCGATTGATCCGGAACGTGATACGCCCGAACAACTGGCAGGGTTTGTCCCGGCCTTTGATGCCAATATCATCGGTCTCACCGGTACAGCGGATCAGATCAAGCGAACGTCCGAAACCTTCCGTGTATATTACGAGAAGATCGAAGAGGCGGCTTCGCCCAATGGGTACACGATGGGGCATTCCTCTCAGCTGTTCCTCTTTGATCCCCAAGGCGGATATGTCGGGGCTTGGACATATGGCACATCAGCTGAAGAAATTCTTTCTGACCTTAAGGCGCGGATGTCGATATGA